A genomic segment from Bradyrhizobium diazoefficiens USDA 110 encodes:
- a CDS encoding nucleotidyltransferase family protein — MKSWRKAVVGTQATVGDAIAAIESGSIQIALVLDDQNRLLGVVTDGDVRRGLLRGIPLTGLATDIMNRVPVSAPATLSRDDRLHLMRQKSIKQLPLVDEGGHLVVVETLDELLEPRHYANPVLIMAGGLGERLGALTRDVPKPMLNVGGRPLLETIVRNVVQQGFRNIYISVNYKAETIKDYFADGAAFGANIQYVHETERLGTAGALGLFPAPPDLPMIVTNGDILTTINYGALLDFHNGTPAEATMAVREHKVHVPYGVVSTSDGFLQAIREKPTESWFVSAGIYVIGSSVFGHVAPGVSIDMPTVLERVIAGKGRVAVYPIREYWLDIGRLEDFEQAHAEFHEVFP; from the coding sequence ATGAAATCCTGGCGTAAAGCCGTCGTCGGAACGCAGGCGACCGTAGGCGATGCCATTGCCGCGATCGAGAGCGGCAGCATCCAGATCGCGCTGGTGCTCGACGACCAGAACCGCCTGCTCGGCGTGGTCACCGACGGCGACGTCAGGCGCGGGCTGCTGCGTGGCATTCCGCTCACCGGGCTTGCGACCGACATCATGAACCGCGTCCCGGTGTCGGCGCCTGCAACGCTGTCGCGCGACGACCGCCTGCATCTGATGCGGCAGAAGTCGATCAAGCAGCTCCCGCTTGTCGACGAGGGCGGCCATCTGGTCGTGGTCGAGACGCTCGATGAGCTGCTCGAACCGCGCCATTATGCAAATCCCGTATTGATCATGGCGGGCGGCCTCGGCGAGCGCCTCGGCGCGCTGACGCGCGACGTCCCGAAGCCCATGCTCAATGTCGGCGGCCGACCGCTGCTCGAGACGATCGTCCGCAACGTGGTGCAGCAGGGTTTTCGCAACATCTACATCTCGGTCAACTACAAGGCCGAGACGATCAAGGACTACTTCGCCGACGGCGCCGCCTTCGGCGCCAATATCCAGTACGTGCACGAGACCGAGCGCCTGGGCACCGCCGGTGCGCTCGGACTCTTCCCGGCGCCGCCGGATCTGCCGATGATCGTCACCAACGGCGACATCCTCACCACGATCAACTACGGAGCGCTTCTCGACTTCCACAATGGAACGCCGGCGGAAGCGACGATGGCCGTTCGCGAGCACAAGGTACACGTCCCGTATGGTGTGGTTTCGACCTCGGACGGCTTTCTCCAGGCCATTCGCGAGAAGCCGACCGAGAGCTGGTTCGTCAGCGCCGGCATTTATGTGATTGGAAGCTCCGTCTTCGGCCATGTCGCGCCCGGTGTCAGCATCGACATGCCGACCGTGCTGGAGCGCGTGATCGCCGGCAAGGGACGTGTCGCCGTCTATCCGATCCGGGAATACTGGCTCGACATCGGCCGCCTTGAGGATTTCGAGCAGGCGCATGCGGAGTTTCACGAGGTCTTCCCGTGA
- a CDS encoding Gfo/Idh/MocA family protein produces MTSTTAVVIGLGSIGTRHARILRELGLQVATVSRRDGGDYGSIAQAVAGARPDYAVIATETARHADDLQELAQAGFRGAVLVEKPLFAIPAAPPKYPFAHVSVGYNLRFHPVMTALVERLRGRDVITVAAYVGQDIRDWRPGRDHRTTASATVDAGGGVLRDLSHELDYLLWLFGPWHRVAALGGASGARDIDVDDHLDLLLDMQRAPSVHVHMDYLDRQGIRRIRVNVDDDTIEADLVGSRLIINGKATDFASERDQSYRDMHVAAMRGASPVCSLPEALGVVHLIDASERALRTKTWISP; encoded by the coding sequence GTGACCTCGACAACCGCCGTCGTGATCGGCCTCGGCTCGATCGGCACAAGGCATGCGCGGATCCTGCGCGAGCTTGGCCTTCAGGTCGCGACGGTGAGCCGCCGTGACGGCGGCGACTACGGGTCGATCGCGCAGGCTGTCGCGGGCGCACGTCCGGACTACGCAGTGATCGCCACCGAGACCGCACGCCATGCCGACGACCTGCAGGAACTCGCGCAGGCCGGCTTCCGCGGCGCGGTGCTGGTCGAGAAGCCTCTGTTCGCAATACCGGCGGCTCCGCCGAAATATCCGTTCGCCCATGTCAGCGTCGGATACAATCTTCGCTTCCATCCGGTCATGACGGCTCTCGTCGAAAGATTGCGCGGGCGCGATGTGATCACGGTCGCCGCCTATGTCGGCCAGGACATCAGGGACTGGCGGCCCGGCCGCGACCATCGCACGACCGCATCCGCAACGGTTGACGCCGGCGGCGGCGTCCTGAGGGATCTCAGCCACGAGCTGGATTATCTCCTGTGGCTGTTCGGGCCGTGGCATCGTGTCGCGGCCCTCGGCGGCGCGTCCGGCGCACGCGACATCGACGTCGATGATCACCTCGACCTGCTGCTCGATATGCAGCGGGCGCCGTCGGTCCACGTGCACATGGACTATCTCGACCGCCAGGGCATCCGCCGCATTCGCGTCAATGTCGACGACGACACCATCGAGGCCGATCTCGTCGGCAGCCGCCTCATCATCAACGGCAAGGCGACGGACTTTGCCAGCGAGCGCGACCAGAGCTACCGCGACATGCATGTCGCGGCGATGCGGGGCGCGAGCCCGGTCTGCTCCCTGCCCGAGGCACTCGGCGTCGTGCATCTGATCGACGCCAGCGAACGCGCGCTGCGCACCAAGACCTGGATATCGCCATGA
- a CDS encoding acylneuraminate cytidylyltransferase family protein: MSLLCTICARGGSKGVVGKNARDLLGKPVLAWSIEQARETGLFDAIAFSSDSDALLEAALKAGADIAVRRPDEMATDTAPKLPAIRHCLEQAIAQTGRTPEVFVDLDVTSPLRLASDITGAVDLLRQSGAPNVITGAPARRSPYFNLVEQRTDGSVGLSKSADPPITRRQDAPRCFDMNASIYVWRVASFLERPAVFYPDTRLFEMPEERSIDIDSDLDFALVELLLRQRMQA, from the coding sequence ATGAGTCTGCTCTGCACGATCTGCGCGCGGGGTGGCTCGAAAGGGGTCGTCGGCAAGAATGCGCGCGATCTCCTGGGCAAGCCCGTGCTCGCGTGGAGCATCGAGCAGGCGCGCGAGACCGGCCTGTTCGACGCGATCGCCTTCAGCAGCGATTCAGACGCGTTGCTCGAGGCGGCACTGAAGGCCGGCGCAGACATTGCGGTCAGGCGTCCGGACGAGATGGCGACCGATACCGCGCCGAAGCTGCCGGCGATCCGCCATTGCCTCGAGCAGGCCATCGCACAAACGGGCAGGACGCCGGAGGTCTTCGTCGATCTCGACGTCACCTCGCCGCTCAGGCTTGCCTCCGACATCACCGGTGCGGTGGATCTGCTGCGTCAGTCCGGCGCACCCAACGTCATCACCGGCGCGCCGGCCCGCCGCTCGCCCTATTTCAACCTGGTCGAGCAGCGCACCGACGGCAGCGTCGGTCTTTCCAAATCTGCCGATCCTCCGATCACGCGCCGGCAGGATGCGCCGCGCTGCTTCGACATGAACGCGTCGATCTATGTCTGGCGCGTCGCGTCATTCCTGGAGCGGCCCGCGGTCTTCTATCCCGACACGCGTCTGTTCGAGATGCCGGAAGAGCGCTCGATCGACATCGATTCCGATCTCGATTTCGCGCTGGTGGAACTGTTGCTGCGCCAACGAATGCAGGCCTGA
- a CDS encoding SDR family oxidoreductase, translating to MTTSFKALFDLTGRTAVITGGCGILGRRFAEGLAEFGANVAIVDLDQSATDAAAADLTSRHAVRARGYGCDITEPSSVRNTADKIEADLGPASILLNNAASKTRDVDAFFAPVEKFSLDTWREIMAVNLDGMFNVAQVFGGRMAEHGYGAIVQTASIYGLLAPDQRIYEGSEYLGRAINTPAVYTASKAGVIGLTKHLATYWAAKGVRVNTLTPGGVESGQNETFKQRYGARIPLGRMARADEMVGTMLFLVSDAASYVTGQNIAVDGGLSAW from the coding sequence ATGACAACGAGCTTCAAGGCTCTGTTCGATCTGACCGGCCGCACGGCCGTCATCACCGGCGGATGCGGCATCCTCGGACGCCGCTTTGCCGAAGGCCTTGCCGAGTTCGGCGCCAATGTGGCGATCGTCGATCTCGATCAGTCCGCGACCGATGCGGCGGCCGCCGACCTCACCTCACGCCACGCCGTCCGCGCCAGAGGCTATGGCTGCGACATCACCGAGCCCAGCTCCGTCCGCAACACGGCCGACAAGATCGAGGCCGACCTCGGACCGGCCTCGATCCTGCTCAACAACGCCGCCAGCAAGACCCGCGATGTCGACGCCTTCTTCGCGCCCGTCGAGAAATTTTCCCTGGACACCTGGCGGGAGATCATGGCGGTCAATCTCGACGGCATGTTCAACGTCGCGCAGGTGTTCGGCGGCCGAATGGCCGAGCACGGCTATGGCGCCATCGTGCAGACCGCCTCGATCTACGGACTCCTGGCCCCGGACCAGCGCATCTACGAAGGCTCCGAATATCTCGGCCGTGCCATCAACACGCCAGCGGTCTACACCGCATCCAAGGCCGGCGTCATCGGCCTGACCAAGCACCTTGCGACCTACTGGGCGGCGAAAGGCGTTCGCGTCAATACGCTCACCCCGGGCGGCGTCGAGAGCGGACAGAACGAAACCTTCAAGCAGCGCTATGGTGCTCGTATTCCGCTCGGCCGGATGGCCCGTGCTGACGAGATGGTGGGGACGATGCTCTTCCTGGTGTCGGATGCGGCGTCCTACGTGACCGGCCAGAACATCGCCGTCGACGGCGGCTTGAGCGCCTGGTAG
- a CDS encoding oligosaccharide flippase family protein, whose amino-acid sequence MIKRLVQNTVISALAFGVAALLGLLVIPLIIRTWGVTEFGLIVISRLLLPGGMMAVLDLGLSEVATQVVARAREHRNWTQASHQITFLGTVSIALALILSAVIWLTTPLLVSAMKVDAAHLETFTRIMHYTALANLLFVPALVWEGTVKGFERYNLLRVAEVTSTAAYVGLTFAASWSAAGFEIVAYVYLGTLAARAVAIGIAAFVGLRHKHVRLLPWTPDVRRDLLHRCLLLLQGKLMGGISGPLQPFLIGLLFGPKAVGTYDALVRLSRVSKVVVSLLTSALLPVASRLDERGSTTSFQRLGDLGLIMMPMFVVPPLAATAILSPEIMNIWIGPLLAPYALWMGLSFLVPICAQYVAIGSLIFLTRPEVQARLNTLMAIQLLIWALVSAATLHLFAERALILGQVIGSIAVLPWQVGELRSALDLDRNRFARAIGTQLAILILASIFLGTIAGYIRFDSVLKLALSSMVFCLITWVLQYFMVLEKRHRTVFPAVGQLMGLTSKSS is encoded by the coding sequence ATGATCAAGCGCCTGGTCCAGAATACGGTGATTTCGGCGCTGGCCTTCGGCGTGGCCGCGTTGCTGGGCCTTCTGGTTATCCCGCTGATCATCCGGACCTGGGGCGTGACCGAGTTCGGCCTCATCGTCATCTCGCGGCTGCTCCTGCCCGGCGGCATGATGGCGGTGCTGGACCTTGGTCTGTCCGAGGTCGCCACCCAGGTCGTCGCGCGCGCGCGCGAACACCGCAACTGGACGCAGGCGAGCCACCAGATCACCTTTCTGGGGACCGTCTCCATCGCCCTCGCCTTGATCCTGAGCGCCGTCATCTGGCTCACGACGCCACTGCTCGTGAGTGCGATGAAGGTCGACGCCGCGCATCTGGAGACGTTCACGCGGATCATGCACTACACGGCGCTCGCGAATCTGCTCTTCGTTCCGGCGCTGGTGTGGGAAGGCACCGTCAAAGGCTTCGAGCGCTACAACCTGCTCCGCGTGGCGGAAGTCACGTCAACGGCGGCCTATGTCGGCCTGACGTTCGCGGCATCGTGGAGCGCCGCAGGCTTCGAAATCGTCGCCTACGTCTATCTCGGCACGCTTGCGGCCCGCGCGGTCGCCATCGGGATCGCCGCGTTTGTCGGTCTGCGGCACAAGCACGTGCGATTGCTGCCGTGGACCCCTGATGTCCGGCGGGATCTCCTGCATCGCTGCCTGCTGCTCTTGCAGGGCAAGCTGATGGGCGGCATTTCCGGGCCGCTTCAACCGTTTCTGATCGGACTGCTGTTCGGACCCAAGGCCGTCGGCACCTACGACGCGCTGGTGCGATTGTCGCGCGTTTCCAAGGTCGTGGTCAGCCTGCTGACATCCGCCCTGCTTCCTGTCGCCAGCCGCCTCGATGAGCGCGGCAGCACAACCTCGTTCCAGCGCCTCGGCGACCTCGGCCTCATCATGATGCCGATGTTTGTGGTGCCGCCGCTTGCGGCAACTGCGATCCTTTCGCCCGAGATCATGAACATCTGGATCGGTCCTCTTCTTGCGCCCTATGCGCTCTGGATGGGCCTGAGCTTCCTGGTTCCGATCTGCGCGCAATATGTGGCGATCGGCAGCTTGATCTTCCTGACGCGGCCCGAGGTGCAGGCCCGGCTCAACACACTGATGGCGATTCAACTGCTGATCTGGGCGCTCGTCTCCGCCGCGACATTGCATCTGTTCGCAGAACGCGCCCTGATTCTCGGCCAGGTCATTGGCAGTATTGCTGTCTTGCCCTGGCAGGTCGGAGAGTTGCGCAGCGCACTCGATCTCGACCGCAATCGCTTCGCGAGGGCGATCGGAACCCAGCTCGCAATCCTGATCCTGGCAAGCATTTTTCTAGGAACAATTGCAGGTTACATTCGGTTCGACAGCGTGCTAAAGCTCGCGCTCAGTTCCATGGTTTTCTGTCTGATCACCTGGGTGCTTCAATACTTTATGGTGCTCGAGAAGCGGCACCGGACTGTATTCCCCGCGGTCGGACAACTGATGGGACTGACATCCAAAAGCAGTTGA
- a CDS encoding class I SAM-dependent methyltransferase: MNIHATDTKAVTDFAPASLSDKATAYALDAARSIGRLAMRRVRTADVVDSEYNLTHWQRMLSEKPWTKAASIGEFLVPKNSAQELRKVDNRICRVPADDYYSYRARALGELLARHTGGATEIVELGTGCGVNLLSLHLNHPDWKLRGFDIAPNGIAAGREIAAHFGLSDRISLDRIDLTDGNDPSYSSVRDQIVFTYFCIEQIPYDVRKVVDNIIAAKPKRVINIEPTTELLNLANPRDIVSFLYIRSVDYQTQLFSTLDDYERQGRVRILARERMPFAPTIHNDGFLYCWEPS, translated from the coding sequence ATGAACATCCACGCGACAGACACGAAAGCCGTCACAGATTTCGCTCCGGCATCGTTGTCGGACAAGGCAACGGCGTATGCGCTCGATGCGGCAAGGAGCATCGGCCGCCTCGCAATGCGCCGTGTGCGCACTGCTGACGTCGTCGATTCCGAATACAACCTGACGCACTGGCAGCGAATGCTCTCGGAAAAGCCCTGGACGAAGGCCGCAAGCATCGGCGAATTCCTGGTCCCGAAGAATTCCGCGCAAGAACTTCGCAAGGTCGACAATCGGATCTGCAGGGTCCCGGCGGACGACTATTACAGCTATCGCGCCAGGGCCCTCGGCGAACTGCTGGCGCGCCACACGGGCGGCGCCACAGAGATCGTCGAGCTCGGCACAGGCTGCGGCGTCAACCTGCTGTCGCTTCACCTCAATCATCCTGACTGGAAGCTGCGCGGCTTCGACATCGCGCCGAACGGGATCGCCGCGGGGCGCGAGATCGCCGCGCACTTCGGCCTGTCCGACCGGATCTCGCTCGACAGGATCGACCTGACCGACGGCAACGACCCGAGCTATTCCTCAGTCAGGGACCAGATCGTCTTCACCTATTTCTGCATCGAGCAGATTCCCTACGACGTGCGAAAGGTGGTGGACAACATCATCGCGGCGAAGCCTAAGCGCGTCATCAACATCGAGCCGACGACGGAGCTGCTGAACCTCGCAAATCCGCGCGATATCGTCAGCTTCCTCTACATCCGCTCGGTCGACTACCAGACGCAGCTCTTCTCGACCCTCGACGATTACGAACGGCAGGGCCGCGTCCGCATCCTGGCGCGAGAACGGATGCCGTTCGCGCCGACGATTCACAATGATGGTTTTTTGTATTGCTGGGAGCCCTCATGA
- a CDS encoding surface carbohydrate biosynthesis protein, with protein sequence MRIGLVVDHPKRDLPGAVMLGYQLARRGVSVALVPMYEQAVDVPRLGLDALVVNYARPVNLDLMRSFAKAGLALYVLDTEGGVLAEKGGNSPPAMAAHVKGSGYADILAGYFFWGNRLHDAFLTAGTMKPEQLHLTGCPRFDFAAPRWRALLDGEPRGYLLVNANFPLVNSRFTGKPGGEREAMVRAGWDGAYVDRFIADLKQVFANYLAEIDRLAAARPDRTILVRPHPFESEDVYRNALARHANVVIDGTGSVLDRIRNAAAVVHLNCGTAVESVLLGKLPLQLEYLNTPTTAGHAALPARVSRSVNSFDELLGAIDHIERETETFDFARVHAADIEAFFHLNDGQAAERVADVLTDANSSRRPYVSLLATVKGTRDKPSIGQIVKGAASAVLGSAVTERLRSRFNPARRDKRIEPVFVRTLLQRIAAHDHASPAQFTATRAHCATTGLPLASIAIEPAR encoded by the coding sequence TTGCGCATAGGCCTGGTGGTCGATCACCCCAAGCGTGACCTGCCTGGGGCAGTCATGCTCGGTTATCAGCTCGCGCGGCGCGGCGTCTCTGTCGCGCTAGTACCGATGTATGAGCAGGCCGTCGATGTCCCGCGGCTCGGGCTCGATGCGCTGGTCGTCAACTATGCGCGGCCGGTCAATCTCGACCTGATGCGCAGCTTCGCCAAGGCGGGCCTTGCGCTTTACGTCCTCGACACCGAAGGCGGCGTGCTCGCCGAGAAGGGCGGCAACTCGCCGCCGGCCATGGCCGCGCACGTCAAGGGCAGCGGCTACGCCGACATCCTGGCCGGCTACTTCTTCTGGGGCAACCGCCTCCACGACGCCTTCCTGACGGCGGGAACCATGAAGCCGGAGCAGTTGCACCTCACCGGATGTCCGCGCTTCGATTTTGCGGCGCCGCGCTGGCGCGCGCTGCTTGACGGCGAGCCGCGCGGCTATCTGCTCGTCAACGCCAACTTTCCGCTGGTCAATTCACGCTTCACCGGCAAGCCGGGCGGCGAGCGCGAGGCGATGGTGCGGGCCGGCTGGGATGGTGCCTATGTCGACCGCTTCATCGCGGACTTGAAGCAAGTGTTCGCGAACTACCTCGCCGAGATCGACCGGCTCGCCGCGGCGCGGCCCGACCGCACCATTCTCGTGCGTCCGCATCCATTCGAGAGCGAGGATGTCTATCGCAACGCGCTCGCGCGCCACGCCAACGTCGTGATCGACGGCACCGGCAGCGTGCTCGACCGCATCCGCAATGCGGCCGCGGTCGTTCACCTCAACTGCGGCACGGCCGTCGAATCTGTCCTGCTCGGAAAGCTGCCGCTCCAGCTCGAATATCTGAACACGCCGACCACCGCCGGCCACGCCGCGCTGCCCGCGCGCGTGAGCCGCTCGGTCAATTCGTTCGACGAGCTGCTTGGCGCGATCGACCACATCGAGCGCGAGACCGAGACCTTCGATTTCGCGCGCGTTCACGCTGCCGATATCGAGGCCTTCTTTCATCTCAACGACGGACAAGCCGCCGAACGGGTCGCCGATGTCCTGACTGACGCAAACAGTTCGCGCCGACCTTACGTCTCGTTGCTGGCGACCGTGAAGGGCACGCGTGACAAGCCGAGCATCGGCCAAATCGTCAAGGGAGCCGCCAGCGCCGTGCTCGGATCGGCCGTCACGGAGCGGCTGCGCAGCCGGTTCAACCCGGCCCGGCGCGACAAGCGGATCGAGCCGGTCTTCGTCAGGACGCTGCTGCAGCGGATCGCGGCCCACGATCACGCGAGCCCGGCGCAATTTACCGCAACGCGCGCGCACTGCGCGACGACAGGCTTGCCGCTCGCGAGCATTGCCATCGAACCCGCCCGATAG
- a CDS encoding glycosyltransferase family 2 protein produces the protein MPLVSIITPSWNVEGLIEETIRSVQSQTFADWELLIADDCSTDRTPEIVADIGERDPRVKLIRMPKNGGPALARQAAIDRAQGRYLAFLDSDDLWLPGKLERQLAFAREKRAALSYTAFRRINETNTVTGRLISVPASLTYGQLLKNTAIATLTAVVDREIAGPIVMKNEGYDDFCLWLSILKRGHTAYGLDEDLARYRVRGSSVSSRPVRSAKWVWQIYRNVEHLSLVRSSWCFAHWGARAWLKRREF, from the coding sequence ATGCCGCTCGTCTCGATCATCACACCATCCTGGAACGTCGAAGGCCTGATCGAGGAGACGATCCGCTCGGTGCAGAGTCAGACCTTTGCCGATTGGGAGCTCCTGATCGCCGACGATTGCTCGACTGACAGGACACCGGAGATCGTCGCTGACATCGGCGAGCGCGATCCTCGCGTCAAGCTGATCCGGATGCCGAAGAACGGCGGACCGGCGCTGGCGCGACAGGCCGCGATCGACCGGGCGCAGGGCCGCTACCTCGCCTTCCTCGACAGCGACGATCTGTGGCTGCCCGGGAAGCTCGAGCGGCAGCTCGCCTTCGCCCGCGAGAAGCGCGCTGCGCTCAGCTACACCGCCTTCCGGCGCATCAACGAGACCAACACGGTCACCGGACGCCTGATCTCTGTGCCGGCCTCGCTCACCTATGGGCAGCTCCTGAAGAACACCGCGATCGCGACGCTGACCGCGGTGGTCGACCGCGAGATCGCAGGTCCCATCGTGATGAAGAACGAGGGTTATGACGATTTCTGCCTGTGGCTCTCGATCCTCAAGCGCGGCCACACCGCCTACGGCCTCGACGAGGACCTTGCCCGCTACCGCGTCAGGGGCTCCTCGGTCTCCAGCCGCCCGGTGCGCTCGGCCAAGTGGGTCTGGCAGATTTACCGCAATGTCGAGCACCTCTCTTTGGTCCGCTCGTCCTGGTGCTTCGCCCATTGGGGGGCGCGGGCGTGGTTGAAGCGGCGGGAATTCTAG
- a CDS encoding UDP-glucuronic acid decarboxylase family protein — protein sequence MPFESYKNSRILVTGGAGFIGSHICERLLDAGAEVVSADNYFTGSRRNIAHLIANPLFEAVRHDVTFPLYIEVDAIFNLACPASPIHYQRDPVQTTKTSVHGAINMLGLAKRLKARIFQASTSEVYGDPLIHPQTEDYWGNVNPIGIRSCYDEGKRCAETLFFDYWRQHGLPIKVARIFNTYGPRMQPNDGRVVSSFIVQALQGEPITVFGDGGQTRSFCYVDDLVEAIMRLMVTKEDITGPINIGNNSEFTIRELAEKVIELTGSRSKLVFKPLPQDDPRQRQPDLTKAKTALNWEPKVALEDGLKETIAYFKHSLEIA from the coding sequence ATGCCGTTTGAAAGCTACAAGAACAGCCGCATCCTCGTGACCGGAGGCGCCGGCTTCATCGGATCGCACATCTGCGAGCGACTGCTCGATGCGGGAGCCGAGGTGGTGTCCGCGGACAATTATTTCACCGGCAGCCGGCGCAACATCGCCCATCTGATCGCAAACCCGCTGTTCGAGGCGGTCCGGCACGACGTCACCTTCCCGCTCTACATCGAGGTCGACGCGATCTTCAACCTCGCCTGCCCGGCCTCGCCGATCCACTACCAGCGCGACCCCGTGCAGACCACCAAGACCTCGGTGCACGGCGCCATCAACATGCTGGGCCTTGCCAAGCGGCTGAAGGCACGCATCTTCCAGGCCTCGACCAGCGAGGTCTATGGCGATCCGCTGATCCATCCCCAGACCGAGGACTATTGGGGCAACGTCAACCCGATCGGCATCCGCTCCTGCTACGACGAGGGCAAGCGCTGCGCCGAGACGCTGTTCTTCGATTACTGGCGCCAGCACGGCCTGCCGATCAAGGTCGCGCGCATCTTCAACACCTATGGCCCGCGCATGCAGCCCAATGACGGCCGCGTGGTGTCATCCTTCATCGTCCAGGCACTCCAGGGCGAGCCGATCACCGTGTTCGGCGACGGCGGGCAGACCCGCTCGTTCTGCTATGTCGACGATCTCGTCGAGGCCATCATGCGGCTGATGGTGACGAAGGAAGACATCACCGGCCCCATCAACATCGGCAACAATTCCGAGTTCACCATCCGCGAGCTCGCCGAGAAGGTCATCGAACTCACGGGCTCGCGCTCCAAGCTGGTCTTCAAGCCGCTGCCGCAAGACGACCCGCGCCAGCGCCAGCCCGATCTCACCAAGGCGAAGACGGCGCTGAACTGGGAGCCGAAGGTCGCGCTCGAGGACGGCTTGAAGGAGACGATCGCCTATTTCAAGCACTCGCTCGAAATCGCCTGA
- a CDS encoding glycosyltransferase family 4 protein, which produces MPERAPLRIAFTNIPRRLWAGGYNYQRNLFAALHRYSPGTVAPVLFAGTRDDPEELAALASIPAVALVRSPAFDRSATGLLGALALGRDGPALAEFRAQGVDIVFESARFFGWRLPCPAIAWFPDFQHRLLPHLFSRSAYWRRDLGFRAQIASGRHIMLSSASALGDLKRFYPGISNGVSVVRFATEPPVSLLATKPSDVIAQYGLPSRYFYLPNQFWRHKNHQVVVDALGLLKGRGIDVVVAASGSTRDFREPDLFERTMSEVRSRGLETNFRHLGMIPLDHVYALLRASMALINPSECEGWSTTVEEAKSFGVPMILSDIDVHREQTEGSARYFGIRDAEALAAHLSEVAQSADPPTIRDLLPDLEERVKAFVADFVRLTADVMQNSGIR; this is translated from the coding sequence GTGCCTGAGCGGGCGCCGCTGCGGATCGCGTTCACCAACATTCCGCGCCGCCTCTGGGCAGGCGGTTACAACTATCAGCGCAATCTCTTTGCGGCCCTGCACCGGTACAGTCCGGGAACTGTTGCCCCGGTGCTGTTCGCCGGAACCAGGGACGATCCCGAGGAACTCGCGGCGCTCGCCAGCATTCCGGCCGTGGCTCTCGTTCGATCGCCTGCGTTCGATCGCAGTGCGACCGGACTCCTCGGTGCGCTCGCGCTCGGACGCGACGGACCGGCGCTGGCCGAATTCCGGGCGCAGGGGGTCGACATCGTATTCGAGTCCGCCCGTTTCTTTGGCTGGCGTCTGCCGTGTCCTGCGATCGCCTGGTTTCCGGATTTTCAGCATCGTCTGCTGCCGCATCTCTTCTCCAGGAGCGCGTATTGGCGGCGTGATCTCGGCTTTCGGGCCCAGATCGCGTCCGGCCGGCACATCATGTTGAGCAGCGCCAGCGCGCTCGGCGATCTCAAGAGGTTTTATCCGGGCATCTCGAACGGCGTTTCAGTCGTTCGGTTTGCGACCGAGCCGCCGGTCAGCCTGCTCGCCACGAAGCCGTCCGACGTGATCGCGCAATATGGCCTTCCGTCCCGGTACTTCTACCTGCCAAACCAGTTCTGGCGGCACAAGAATCACCAGGTCGTGGTTGATGCGCTCGGTCTGCTGAAGGGCCGGGGGATCGACGTCGTCGTCGCGGCATCTGGAAGTACGCGGGACTTCCGCGAACCCGATCTTTTCGAGAGGACCATGAGCGAGGTCAGGTCGCGTGGTCTCGAGACGAATTTCAGGCATCTCGGAATGATTCCGCTGGATCACGTCTACGCCCTGCTGCGCGCGTCGATGGCTCTTATCAATCCCTCGGAATGCGAGGGATGGAGCACGACCGTCGAAGAAGCAAAGTCGTTCGGTGTCCCGATGATCCTGTCCGACATCGACGTCCATCGCGAGCAGACCGAGGGCAGCGCACGATATTTCGGCATTCGCGATGCCGAAGCCCTGGCCGCTCATTTGTCGGAGGTCGCACAATCGGCCGATCCTCCGACCATCCGGGACCTGTTGCCGGATCTCGAGGAGCGCGTGAAGGCGTTCGTGGCGGATTTCGTCCGACTGACCGCGGACGTGATGCAAAACTCGGGAATTCGCTAG